Proteins co-encoded in one Aquincola tertiaricarbonis genomic window:
- a CDS encoding competence/damage-inducible protein A, with the protein MNFGLIIVGDEILSGKRQDKHLAKVIELLSARGLSLAWARYVGDDRERMTATLRDAFASGDVVFSCGGIGATPDDHTRQAAAAALGVPLVLHPEAKALIQERMRDVAVEQGTPYEPDRSDNVHRLNMGVFPEGAAIIPNPYNKIPGFSVGEVHFVPGFPVMAHPMIESLLDGRYAALHGSHRQVEQSVIVFGGMEATLTPLMEAVEQEHPGIKVFSLPSVDHPQYGRHIELGVKGAAALVPAAYARLLSALRAMQVTLGPEMVR; encoded by the coding sequence ATGAACTTCGGCCTCATCATCGTCGGCGACGAAATCCTCTCGGGCAAGCGCCAGGACAAGCACCTGGCCAAGGTCATCGAGCTGCTGTCGGCCCGTGGCCTGTCGCTGGCCTGGGCACGTTACGTGGGCGACGACCGCGAGCGCATGACCGCCACGCTGCGCGACGCCTTCGCCAGCGGCGACGTGGTGTTCAGCTGCGGCGGCATCGGCGCCACGCCCGACGACCACACCCGCCAGGCCGCCGCCGCGGCGCTGGGCGTGCCGCTGGTGCTGCACCCCGAGGCCAAGGCGCTGATCCAGGAGCGCATGCGCGACGTGGCCGTCGAGCAGGGCACACCCTACGAACCCGACCGCTCCGACAACGTGCATCGCCTCAACATGGGCGTGTTCCCCGAAGGCGCGGCCATCATCCCCAACCCGTACAACAAGATCCCGGGCTTCAGCGTGGGCGAGGTGCACTTCGTGCCCGGATTCCCGGTGATGGCGCATCCGATGATCGAGTCGCTGCTGGACGGCCGCTATGCCGCGTTGCACGGCAGCCACCGGCAGGTGGAGCAGTCGGTCATCGTCTTCGGCGGCATGGAGGCCACGCTCACGCCGCTGATGGAAGCGGTGGAGCAGGAGCACCCGGGCATCAAGGTGTTCAGCCTGCCCAGCGTCGACCACCCGCAGTACGGCCGCCACATCGAGCTGGGCGTCAAGGGCGCCGCCGCCCTGGTGCCGGCGGCCTATGCACGCCTGCTGTCGGCCCTGCGCGCGATGCAGGTGACACTGGGCCCGGAAATGGTGCGCTGA
- the glnA gene encoding type I glutamate--ammonia ligase — protein sequence MAKTVADVMTMVKENEVKFVDFRFTDTRGKEQHVTVPISHFDEDKFTSGHAFDGSSIAGWKGIEASDMLLMPDPNTANIDPFFEEPTVILTCDVLEPADGKAYERDPRSLAKRAEAYLKSSGLGDTAFFGPEPEFFVFDSVRWQVDMSGCFVKIESEEGAWSTGKDYEHGNSGYRPTVKGGYFPTPPVDSGQDLRSEMSLILESLGIPVEVHHHEVANAGQMELGTKFSTLLQRADWCQLQKYVMQNVARSYGKTLTFMPKPIVGDNGSGMHVHQSVWKDGKNLFAGDGYAGLSEFALYYIGGIIKHGRALNAITNPTTNSYKRLVPGFEAPVKLAYSAKNRSASIRIPFVANPKGRRIEARFPDPMANPYLAFSALLMAGLDGVENKIHPGEAASKDLYHLPPEEDKLIPTVCHSLDQALEYLDKDREFLTKGGVFTDSYIDAYIDLKMQEVQRFRMTTHPVEFDMYYSL from the coding sequence ATGGCAAAGACTGTCGCCGACGTGATGACCATGGTGAAGGAAAACGAAGTCAAGTTCGTTGACTTCCGCTTCACCGACACCCGCGGCAAGGAACAGCACGTTACGGTTCCCATCTCGCACTTCGACGAAGACAAGTTCACTTCCGGCCACGCCTTCGACGGCTCGTCGATCGCCGGCTGGAAGGGCATCGAAGCCTCCGACATGCTGCTGATGCCGGACCCGAACACGGCCAACATCGACCCGTTCTTCGAAGAGCCGACGGTCATCCTGACCTGCGACGTGCTGGAGCCCGCCGACGGCAAGGCCTACGAGCGCGACCCGCGTTCGCTGGCCAAGCGCGCCGAGGCCTACCTGAAGTCTTCGGGCCTGGGCGACACCGCCTTCTTCGGCCCCGAGCCCGAATTCTTCGTCTTCGACAGCGTGCGCTGGCAAGTCGACATGTCCGGCTGCTTCGTCAAGATCGAGTCGGAAGAAGGCGCCTGGAGCACCGGCAAGGACTACGAGCACGGCAACTCCGGCTACCGTCCCACCGTCAAGGGCGGCTACTTCCCCACCCCCCCGGTCGACTCGGGCCAGGACCTGCGCTCGGAAATGAGCCTGATCCTCGAATCGCTGGGCATCCCGGTCGAAGTGCACCACCACGAAGTGGCCAACGCCGGCCAGATGGAGCTGGGCACCAAGTTCAGCACGCTGCTGCAACGCGCCGACTGGTGCCAGCTGCAGAAGTACGTGATGCAGAACGTGGCCCGCAGCTACGGCAAGACCCTGACCTTCATGCCCAAGCCCATCGTGGGCGACAACGGCTCGGGCATGCACGTGCACCAGTCGGTCTGGAAGGACGGCAAGAACCTGTTCGCCGGTGACGGCTACGCCGGCCTGAGCGAATTCGCGCTGTACTACATCGGCGGCATCATCAAGCACGGCCGCGCGCTGAACGCGATCACCAACCCGACCACCAACAGCTACAAGCGCCTGGTGCCGGGCTTCGAAGCCCCGGTGAAGCTGGCCTACTCGGCCAAGAACCGCTCGGCCTCGATCCGCATCCCGTTCGTCGCCAACCCGAAGGGCCGCCGCATCGAAGCGCGCTTCCCGGACCCCATGGCCAACCCGTACCTGGCCTTCTCGGCCCTGCTGATGGCGGGCCTGGACGGCGTGGAAAACAAGATCCATCCGGGCGAAGCCGCCTCGAAGGACCTGTACCACCTGCCGCCGGAAGAGGACAAGCTGATCCCGACCGTGTGCCACAGCCTGGACCAGGCGCTGGAATACCTGGACAAGGACCGCGAGTTCCTGACCAAGGGCGGCGTGTTCACCGACTCGTACATCGACGCCTACATCGACCTGAAGATGCAGGAAGTGCAGCGCTTCCGCATGACGACGCACCCGGTCGAGTTCGACATGTACTACAGCCTGTAA
- the glnL gene encoding nitrogen regulation protein NR(II), producing MKAPAHPSSIHFDTFDLLATMIAVARPTGECLFANASFEQVMGLSRRTLQRGSLLDCFVEPQQLRDTLLAVARNDYATGRFEAALRRQPNVHLEPMPVHVIVNQIDGESERVLVEVIEIEQQTRHDREERTLGQVQANKELIRNLAHEIKNPLGGIRGAAQLLEMELESKELTEYTQVIVQEADRLQALVDRLLAPHRRPHVVSDVNIHEVCERVRALITAEFPRGLTIERDYDISIPEFRGDREQLIQAVLNIAHNAAQALHERIQAGDACIWLRTRIARQITIGKHRFRLALELHIEDNGPGVPESISDRIFYPLVSGRDGGSGLGLTLAQTFVQQHQGTIECDSVPGRTVFKIVIPLP from the coding sequence ATGAAGGCGCCCGCACATCCGTCGTCGATCCACTTCGACACCTTCGACCTGCTGGCCACGATGATCGCCGTGGCCCGGCCCACCGGCGAATGCCTGTTCGCCAACGCCAGCTTCGAGCAGGTGATGGGCCTGTCGCGCCGCACGCTGCAGCGCGGCTCGCTGCTGGACTGCTTTGTCGAGCCGCAGCAGCTGCGCGACACGCTGCTGGCCGTGGCCCGCAACGACTACGCGACCGGCCGCTTTGAGGCGGCGCTGCGCCGCCAGCCCAACGTGCACCTGGAGCCGATGCCGGTGCACGTCATCGTGAACCAGATCGACGGCGAGAGCGAGCGCGTGCTGGTGGAAGTGATCGAGATCGAGCAGCAGACCCGCCACGACCGCGAGGAGCGCACGCTGGGCCAGGTGCAGGCCAACAAGGAGCTGATCCGCAACCTGGCGCACGAGATCAAGAACCCGCTGGGCGGCATCCGCGGCGCGGCGCAGCTGCTGGAAATGGAGCTGGAATCCAAGGAGCTGACCGAGTACACCCAGGTCATCGTGCAGGAGGCCGACCGCCTGCAGGCCCTGGTGGACCGGCTGCTGGCGCCGCACCGGCGGCCGCACGTGGTCAGCGACGTCAACATCCACGAGGTGTGCGAGCGGGTGCGGGCGCTGATCACCGCGGAGTTTCCGCGCGGGCTGACGATCGAGCGCGACTACGACATCTCCATCCCCGAATTCCGCGGCGACCGCGAGCAGCTGATCCAGGCGGTGCTCAACATCGCGCACAACGCGGCCCAGGCGCTGCACGAGCGCATCCAGGCGGGCGATGCCTGCATCTGGCTGCGCACCCGGATCGCGCGGCAGATCACCATCGGCAAGCACCGCTTCCGGCTGGCACTTGAATTGCATATCGAAGACAACGGCCCGGGAGTCCCGGAGTCCATCAGCGATCGCATCTTCTACCCGCTGGTATCGGGTCGCGATGGCGGATCGGGCTTGGGGCTCACCTTGGCGCAAACCTTCGTGCAGCAGCACCAGGGCACGATCGAATGCGACAGCGTTCCGGGGCGGACGGTGTTCAAGATCGTGATCCCGCTGCCGTGA
- the ntrC gene encoding nitrogen regulation protein NR(I): MKPIWIVDDDQSIRFVLEKALAREQFAVRSFSNPRDVLSALDEEAPQVLVSDIRMPGGSGIELLTKVKARHPGLPVIIMTAYSDLDSAVSAFQGGAFEYLPKPFDVPKAVELIRRAVDESMRESVIDERQAEMPEMLGQAPAMQDVFRAIGRLSQSNVTVMITGESGSGKELVARALHKHSPRGNGPFVAINTAAIPKDLLESELFGHERGAFTGAQTMRRGRFEQADGGTLFLDEIGDMPFDLQTRLLRVLSDGQFYRVGGHQPLKSNVRVIAATHQNLEERVKQGVFREDLFHRLNVIRLRLPALRERREDVPALTRFFLQKSAKELGVEAKRITDAALERLMGFDFPGNVRQLENVCHWLTVMAPAQVVEAKDLPPELLAVAPSVAPSLPVASEPAAPAALPVEPAVSAGGLPASLAEPASPGGSSLSSHGAAPASAAEAAGAYGGLPTGGLSPAGSGQAIGGFGGLGGLGGLPGTAAGSGGAAGPRPWLVDLEREARQLLESGSPEVWDTLTRQFEGQLIHTALDITRGRRIEAAHKLGIGRNTITRKIQELGLDD; encoded by the coding sequence ATGAAACCCATCTGGATCGTCGACGACGACCAATCCATCCGCTTCGTCCTCGAGAAGGCGCTGGCCCGAGAGCAGTTCGCCGTGCGCAGCTTCTCCAACCCGCGCGATGTGCTCAGCGCGCTGGATGAAGAAGCGCCGCAGGTGCTGGTCAGCGACATCCGCATGCCGGGCGGCTCGGGCATCGAGCTGCTGACCAAGGTCAAGGCCCGCCACCCGGGGCTGCCGGTCATCATCATGACCGCCTACTCCGACCTGGACAGCGCGGTGTCGGCCTTCCAGGGCGGTGCCTTCGAGTACCTGCCCAAGCCCTTCGACGTGCCCAAGGCGGTGGAGCTGATCCGCCGCGCGGTCGACGAGAGCATGCGCGAGTCGGTGATCGACGAGCGCCAGGCCGAGATGCCCGAGATGCTGGGCCAGGCGCCGGCGATGCAGGACGTGTTCCGCGCCATCGGCCGGCTGAGCCAGAGCAACGTCACGGTGATGATCACCGGCGAAAGCGGCTCGGGCAAGGAGCTGGTGGCCCGCGCGCTGCACAAGCACAGCCCGCGCGGCAACGGCCCCTTCGTGGCCATCAACACCGCCGCCATCCCGAAAGACCTGCTGGAAAGCGAGCTGTTCGGCCATGAGCGCGGCGCCTTCACCGGCGCCCAGACCATGCGCCGCGGCCGCTTCGAGCAGGCCGACGGCGGCACGCTGTTCCTCGACGAAATCGGCGACATGCCCTTCGACCTGCAGACCCGCCTGCTGCGGGTGCTGAGCGACGGGCAGTTCTACCGCGTGGGCGGCCACCAGCCGCTCAAGAGCAACGTGCGCGTGATCGCCGCCACTCACCAGAACCTGGAGGAGCGGGTCAAGCAGGGTGTGTTCCGCGAAGACTTGTTCCACCGCCTCAACGTGATCCGGCTGCGGCTGCCGGCGCTGCGCGAGCGGCGCGAGGACGTGCCCGCGCTCACCCGCTTTTTCCTGCAAAAGAGCGCCAAGGAACTGGGCGTGGAAGCCAAGCGCATCACCGATGCCGCGCTGGAACGCCTGATGGGCTTCGACTTCCCCGGCAACGTGCGCCAGCTGGAAAACGTGTGCCACTGGCTCACGGTGATGGCGCCGGCCCAGGTGGTGGAAGCCAAGGACCTGCCGCCCGAGCTGCTGGCCGTGGCGCCCAGCGTGGCGCCTTCGTTGCCGGTGGCCAGCGAGCCGGCCGCGCCCGCCGCGCTGCCGGTGGAGCCTGCCGTGTCGGCGGGTGGCCTGCCCGCCAGCCTTGCCGAACCGGCATCGCCGGGCGGCAGCAGCCTGTCCAGCCATGGTGCGGCGCCGGCATCGGCCGCCGAAGCGGCGGGCGCTTACGGCGGCCTGCCGACCGGTGGTTTGTCGCCCGCCGGCTCCGGCCAGGCCATCGGCGGTTTCGGCGGGCTGGGTGGCCTCGGCGGCCTGCCCGGCACGGCGGCCGGCAGCGGCGGCGCAGCCGGCCCGCGGCCCTGGCTGGTCGATCTGGAGCGGGAAGCCCGCCAGCTGCTGGAATCCGGCTCGCCCGAGGTATGGGACACGCTGACCCGCCAGTTCGAGGGCCAGCTGATCCACACCGCGCTCGACATCACCCGCGGCCGCCGCATCGAAGCGGCGCACAAGCTGGGCATCGGCCGCAACACCATCACCCGCAAGATCCAGGAACTGGGCCTGGACGACTAG
- a CDS encoding methyl-accepting chemotaxis protein, with amino-acid sequence MSHKLWAAMLCLQLLLVAAGAMGLMRSFAMAREAAQVEASLSRLAERAVQWKAAADAAAIRTIAGAIGADPAVAGWFKDAVAADPQRIAALRDEVLGLATSPEDKAISDRVRALGQTLDAVNERIRQATSAGDPSAVEELVKQQYEPATKAYVAGIDEFAAWQVQRGQQALQAAEEQRRALAWQLAGGAVAVLMLSAVAGALLARGIQRPLDEAVKAADAIAQGDLTRAIATTREDEFGALMRALHHMNGALSAMVGSVRASTGGLEQASSEIAAGNADLSLRTEQAASNLQHTASSMEQLTGTVHQSAEAASLANQLAHSAAEVAQRGGSVVGQVVDTMQEIQASSRRIADIIGTIDGIAFQTNILALNAAVEAARAGEQGRGFAVVASEVRGLAQRSGEAAREIRSLIGSSVERVESGTRLVDDAGRTMQEIVSSVQRVADTIGAITASAAEQSQGIGEISQAVSHLDHMTQQNAALVEQSAAAAESLKTQAVSLSNAVSRFRVNA; translated from the coding sequence TTGTCCCACAAGCTCTGGGCCGCCATGCTCTGCCTGCAGTTGCTGCTGGTGGCCGCCGGTGCCATGGGCCTGATGCGCTCTTTCGCGATGGCCCGTGAGGCGGCGCAGGTGGAAGCCTCGCTGTCCCGGCTGGCCGAGCGGGCGGTGCAATGGAAGGCGGCGGCCGATGCGGCCGCCATCCGCACCATCGCCGGCGCCATCGGCGCCGACCCGGCGGTGGCGGGTTGGTTCAAGGATGCGGTGGCCGCCGATCCGCAGCGCATCGCGGCGCTGCGCGACGAAGTGCTGGGTCTGGCCACCTCGCCGGAAGACAAAGCCATCAGCGACCGCGTGCGTGCGCTGGGGCAGACGCTGGACGCGGTGAACGAACGTATCCGCCAGGCCACCAGCGCGGGCGACCCATCGGCGGTGGAGGAGCTGGTCAAGCAGCAGTACGAACCCGCCACCAAGGCCTACGTGGCCGGCATCGACGAATTCGCGGCCTGGCAGGTGCAGCGCGGCCAGCAGGCCTTGCAGGCGGCCGAGGAACAGCGCCGTGCGCTGGCCTGGCAGCTGGCGGGTGGCGCGGTGGCGGTGCTGATGCTGTCGGCCGTGGCCGGCGCGCTGCTGGCCCGCGGCATCCAGCGACCGCTCGACGAGGCGGTGAAGGCTGCCGACGCCATCGCCCAGGGCGACCTCACTCGCGCGATAGCCACCACCCGCGAAGACGAATTCGGCGCGCTGATGCGCGCGCTGCACCACATGAACGGCGCGCTCTCCGCCATGGTGGGCAGCGTGCGCGCCTCCACCGGTGGGCTGGAACAGGCCTCGTCGGAGATTGCCGCCGGCAATGCCGACCTGTCGCTGCGCACCGAGCAGGCGGCCAGCAACCTGCAGCACACCGCCAGCAGCATGGAGCAGCTGACCGGCACCGTGCACCAGAGCGCGGAGGCCGCCAGCCTGGCCAACCAGCTGGCGCATTCGGCGGCCGAGGTGGCGCAGCGCGGTGGCAGCGTCGTGGGCCAGGTGGTGGACACGATGCAGGAGATCCAGGCCAGCTCGCGCAGGATCGCCGACATCATCGGCACCATCGACGGCATCGCGTTCCAGACCAACATCCTCGCGCTCAATGCCGCGGTGGAGGCGGCCCGCGCCGGTGAGCAGGGCCGCGGCTTCGCGGTGGTGGCCAGCGAGGTGCGCGGCCTGGCCCAACGCTCCGGCGAGGCCGCGCGTGAGATCCGCAGCCTGATCGGCAGCAGCGTCGAGCGGGTGGAGTCGGGCACGCGGCTGGTGGACGACGCCGGCCGCACGATGCAGGAGATCGTCTCCAGCGTGCAGCGCGTGGCCGACACCATCGGTGCCATCACCGCATCGGCGGCCGAGCAAAGCCAGGGCATCGGCGAGATCAGCCAGGCCGTCAGCCACCTCGATCACATGACCCAGCAGAACGCTGCGCTGGTGGAGCAATCCGCCGCCGCCGCGGAAAGCCTCAAGACGCAGGCCGTGAGCCTGTCGAACGCCGTCTCGCGCTTCCGAGTCAACGCCTGA
- a CDS encoding methyl-accepting chemotaxis protein — translation MKFENLRLSGKLWGVVGTVQLVMLVGAGIALHQATSIADDALDEQARHHELVEQSVMWKGLTETAVARTQAAIVSSDPTVNEMFKENIAKDAPFITKLRESLMKKADSPEDKKLAPVLAAQGKAVLATSAKAREAAATGNREQVLAIVKNEYQPAVAAYLASIGEFGQLQRRKAEAAEAAAEAARSRVHLIAGSLALLTVVLGGLATAMLVRSIQRPLDEAVQTAHAIAGGDLTRHIDTHRGDEIGALMKALRHMNDALAGMVGSVRQSTDSIQLASTEIASGNADLSMRTEQTASNLQQTASSMEQLTGTVRQSADAASTANQLAHSAAQVAQRGGDVVTQVVSTMDDIQASSKKIADIIGTIDGIAFQTNILALNAAVEAARAGEQGRGFAVVAGEVRSLAQRSAEAAKEIKSLIGASVERVESGSRLVGDAGRTMSEIVASVQRVSDIIGEITASAAEQSQGIGEVNTAVTQLDQMTQQNAALVEQSAAAAESLKSQAEQLAGVVQRFRTAA, via the coding sequence ATGAAATTCGAGAACCTGCGCCTGTCCGGCAAGCTGTGGGGCGTGGTGGGCACCGTCCAGCTGGTGATGCTGGTGGGTGCCGGCATCGCGCTGCACCAGGCCACCAGCATCGCCGACGATGCGCTGGACGAGCAGGCGCGCCATCATGAGCTGGTGGAGCAATCGGTGATGTGGAAGGGGCTGACCGAGACTGCGGTGGCGCGCACCCAGGCCGCCATCGTCAGCAGCGACCCGACGGTCAACGAGATGTTCAAGGAGAACATCGCCAAGGACGCGCCCTTCATCACCAAGCTGCGTGAGTCGCTGATGAAGAAGGCCGATTCGCCCGAGGACAAGAAGCTGGCCCCGGTGCTGGCCGCCCAGGGCAAGGCCGTGCTGGCCACCAGCGCCAAGGCGCGTGAGGCGGCCGCCACCGGCAACCGCGAACAGGTGCTGGCCATCGTCAAGAACGAGTACCAGCCGGCCGTGGCCGCCTACCTGGCCAGCATCGGCGAGTTCGGCCAGCTGCAGCGCCGCAAGGCCGAAGCCGCAGAGGCCGCGGCCGAGGCCGCCCGCAGCCGCGTGCACCTGATCGCCGGCAGCCTGGCGCTGCTGACGGTGGTGCTGGGCGGCCTGGCCACCGCCATGCTGGTGCGCAGCATCCAGCGCCCGCTGGACGAGGCGGTGCAGACGGCCCATGCCATCGCCGGCGGCGACCTGACCCGCCACATCGACACCCACCGCGGCGACGAGATCGGCGCACTGATGAAGGCCTTGCGCCACATGAACGATGCGCTGGCCGGCATGGTGGGCAGCGTGCGCCAGTCCACCGACAGCATCCAGCTGGCCTCCACCGAGATCGCCAGCGGCAATGCCGACCTCTCGATGCGCACCGAGCAGACCGCCAGCAACCTGCAGCAGACCGCGAGCAGCATGGAGCAGCTCACCGGCACCGTGCGCCAGAGCGCCGACGCCGCCAGCACCGCCAACCAGCTGGCCCACTCCGCCGCCCAGGTGGCCCAGCGCGGCGGGGATGTGGTCACGCAGGTGGTCTCCACCATGGACGACATCCAGGCCAGCTCCAAGAAGATCGCCGACATCATCGGCACCATCGACGGCATCGCCTTCCAGACCAACATCCTGGCCTTGAATGCGGCAGTGGAAGCCGCGCGTGCGGGCGAGCAGGGTCGCGGCTTTGCCGTGGTGGCCGGTGAGGTGCGCAGCCTGGCGCAGCGCAGCGCCGAGGCCGCCAAGGAGATCAAGAGCCTGATCGGCGCCAGCGTCGAACGGGTGGAATCGGGCAGCCGCCTGGTGGGCGACGCCGGCCGCACGATGAGCGAGATCGTGGCCAGTGTGCAGCGGGTCTCGGACATCATCGGCGAGATCACCGCCTCGGCCGCCGAGCAGAGCCAGGGCATCGGCGAGGTGAACACCGCCGTCACCCAGCTCGACCAGATGACGCAGCAGAACGCCGCACTGGTGGAGCAATCGGCCGCCGCGGCCGAGAGCCTGAAGTCGCAGGCCGAGCAATTGGCCGGCGTGGTGCAGCGCTTCCGCACCGCAGCCTGA
- a CDS encoding PilZ domain-containing protein — MTPPLSPTRPGTSAGAFGTRTGHTETAAELRRHRRARANWPARLLNKGGGIIPITVCDVSEGGVGLLAPASLPMGQVMDLALSVPHPEDPKRCLAVTAKVRVVFASLVGAQCRIGVQFLALATPARLAIRQYVLSHS; from the coding sequence ATGACCCCTCCCCTCTCCCCCACCCGGCCGGGCACCTCGGCCGGCGCCTTCGGCACCCGCACCGGGCACACCGAAACCGCCGCCGAGCTGCGTCGCCACCGGCGCGCCCGCGCCAACTGGCCCGCACGGCTGTTGAACAAGGGGGGCGGCATCATCCCCATCACCGTGTGCGACGTGTCCGAAGGCGGCGTGGGCCTGCTGGCCCCGGCCAGCCTGCCGATGGGCCAGGTGATGGACCTGGCCTTGTCGGTGCCTCATCCCGAGGACCCGAAGCGCTGCCTGGCCGTGACGGCCAAGGTGCGGGTGGTGTTCGCCAGCCTCGTCGGTGCGCAATGCCGCATCGGCGTGCAGTTCCTGGCGCTGGCCACGCCGGCGCGGCTGGCCATCCGCCAGTACGTGCTCAGCCACAGCTGA
- a CDS encoding methyl-accepting chemotaxis protein, with protein sequence MSQQYPTSPDIAFAEGVFAALNKIQALISFDLTGHVTEVNDVFLKVMGYTREEVLGRHHRIFCEPTYARSAEYAAFWQILGSGQTHTGEFMRLTSDGRPVWLQASYNPVYDTAGTLVGVVKFATDVTAAKALGADVASRMQALNRVQAVIEFDLTGKVLTANDNFLRTFGYALDEVVGQHHRIFCEPAFARSPEYAAFWERLGRGEFNAGEYRRLSKDGKPVWIQASYNPIFDAAGRPLKVVKFATDVTQERLTTAEAQSKLEAIGRSQAVIEFDMRGNILSANANFLRAVGYTLDEVLGQHHAMFCDAEFVKSREYRDFWSDLNDGQFQMGRFQRVGKHGAEVWIQATYNPILGLDGKPYKVVKFAMEITAQVNREQSIANNVAAISGVMDGLSGSITRIVEGSQESTDLASRTQREADDGSQLLQRSRESIIAIQSSSQGITEIIDTISEIAGQTHLLAFNAAIEAARAGDHGVGFSVVAEEVRKLAEKSARATREISKLINETVMRVGEGGRLSQEVEQAFARIQRSVNDTTASIQKIHGATTEQATATQNVTSLLLDLQISSHNA encoded by the coding sequence GTGTCCCAGCAGTACCCCACCTCCCCCGACATCGCTTTTGCCGAGGGCGTGTTCGCCGCCCTCAACAAGATCCAGGCTCTGATCTCCTTCGACCTGACCGGTCATGTGACCGAAGTCAACGACGTCTTTCTGAAGGTGATGGGCTACACGCGCGAGGAGGTGCTGGGCCGCCACCACCGCATCTTCTGTGAGCCGACCTATGCCCGCAGTGCCGAGTACGCGGCCTTCTGGCAGATCCTGGGTTCGGGCCAGACGCACACCGGCGAATTCATGCGGCTGACCAGCGACGGCCGGCCGGTGTGGCTGCAGGCCTCGTACAACCCGGTGTACGACACCGCCGGCACCCTGGTGGGCGTGGTGAAGTTCGCCACCGACGTGACGGCGGCCAAGGCCCTTGGCGCCGACGTGGCCAGCCGCATGCAGGCCCTCAACCGCGTGCAGGCGGTGATCGAGTTCGACCTCACCGGCAAGGTGCTCACGGCCAACGACAACTTCCTGCGCACCTTCGGCTATGCGCTGGACGAAGTGGTGGGTCAGCACCACCGCATCTTCTGCGAGCCGGCCTTCGCACGCTCGCCCGAGTACGCCGCCTTCTGGGAACGGCTGGGCCGCGGCGAGTTCAATGCCGGCGAGTACCGGCGGCTGTCGAAGGACGGCAAGCCGGTGTGGATCCAGGCCTCGTACAACCCGATCTTCGATGCGGCCGGCCGGCCGCTGAAGGTCGTCAAGTTCGCCACCGACGTGACGCAGGAGCGCCTGACCACGGCCGAGGCGCAGTCCAAGCTGGAGGCCATCGGCCGCTCGCAGGCGGTGATCGAGTTCGACATGCGCGGCAACATCCTCAGCGCCAACGCCAACTTCCTGCGGGCGGTGGGCTACACGCTGGACGAGGTGCTGGGCCAGCACCATGCGATGTTCTGTGATGCCGAGTTCGTGAAGTCGCGCGAGTACCGCGACTTCTGGTCGGACCTGAACGACGGCCAGTTCCAGATGGGCCGCTTCCAGCGCGTGGGCAAGCACGGCGCCGAGGTGTGGATCCAGGCCACCTACAACCCCATCCTGGGCCTGGACGGCAAGCCGTACAAGGTCGTGAAGTTCGCGATGGAGATCACCGCGCAGGTCAACCGCGAGCAGTCCATCGCCAACAACGTGGCGGCCATCTCGGGCGTGATGGACGGCCTGTCCGGCTCCATCACCCGCATCGTCGAAGGCTCGCAGGAATCGACCGACCTGGCCAGCCGCACCCAGCGCGAGGCCGATGACGGCAGCCAGCTGCTGCAGCGCTCGCGCGAGTCCATCATCGCCATCCAATCGTCTTCGCAGGGCATCACCGAGATCATCGACACCATCAGCGAGATCGCCGGCCAGACCCACCTGCTGGCTTTCAATGCGGCCATCGAGGCGGCCCGTGCCGGTGACCATGGCGTGGGCTTCTCGGTGGTGGCCGAGGAGGTGCGCAAGCTGGCCGAGAAGTCGGCCCGCGCCACGCGTGAGATCTCCAAGCTGATCAACGAGACCGTGATGCGCGTGGGCGAGGGCGGCCGCCTGTCGCAGGAGGTGGAGCAGGCGTTCGCGCGCATCCAGCGTTCAGTCAACGACACCACCGCGTCGATCCAGAAGATCCACGGCGCCACCACCGAGCAGGCCACCGCCACGCAGAACGTGACCAGCCTGCTGCTGGACCTGCAGATCTCGTCTCACAACGCCTGA